Part of the Rhizobium sp. WYJ-E13 genome is shown below.
ATCGTCACGCCGGTCGTCGCCTTCTATATCCTGCTCGATTGGGACCGCATGGTTGCCAAGGTCGATGAATGGGTTCCGCGTAATTATGTGAAAGACGTCCGTCAGATCGCCAGCGAAATGGATCAGGCGATTGCCGGCTTCATCCGCGGGCAGGGTTCGCTCTGCCTCATCCTCGGCATCTATTATGCGGCAGGCCTCTCGATCGTCGGCCTGAACTTCGGGCTGCTCATCGGCCTCTTCTCCGGCATGATCAGCTTCATTCCCTATGTGGGCTCGCTGGTTGGGCTCGTGCTTGCGGTTGGCGTGGCGATCGTCCAGTTCTGGCCTGATTATATCTGGATTATCGCAGTTCTCGCGGTCTTCTTCTCTGGCCAGTTCCTTGAAGGCAATATCCTGCAGCCGAAGCTCGTAGGCTCCAGCGTCGGCCTGCACCCTGTCTGGCTGATGTTTGCGCTCTTTGCCTTCGGTGCGCTCTTCGGTTTCGTCGGCCTGCTGGTCGCTGTACCGGCGGCAGCGGCCGTCGGCGTCCTTGTCCGCTTTGCGCTTTCGCGCTACCTTCAAAGTGATCTCTACTATGGCAGGTCGCCGGGCGGCCGGGCCGGGAAGATGAAATCTGTTTCCGATGAATGACGTGACGAACGCTGATCCGAAGCGCAAGGCCGGAGAACAGCTTCCTTTGGCCTTTTCGCATGACGCCGCGACAGGGCGCGATGACCTGCTTGTCTCGGAGCGTCTCGCCGCTGCCGTTTCGATCGTCGATGCCTGGCCGAACTGGCCGTCACCGGTCGTGATCCTTGCCGGGCCTGTCGGGTCGGGCAAATCGCATCTCGCCGGCATCTGGAAGCAATTGAGTGGAGCGGAGGCCATTCATCCCGCTGATGGTTCCGATGCCGCGATCGCGGCTGCAAACGGCCCCGTCCTTTTCGAGGACGTCGACCGCGCGGGTTTCGATGACGCCACGCTCTTCCACGTCATCAACAGCGTGCGGGAAAACGGCACCAGCCTCCTGATGACGAGCCGCCTCTGGCCCATGTCCTGGCCGGTCACGCTGCCCGATCTGCGTTCGCGCCTGAAGGCTGCGACTGTCGTCGAGATCGGCGAGCCCGATGAGGAATTGCTGTCGCAGGTCATCGTCAAGCTCTTTGCCGACCGACAGCTTTATATAGATGACAAACTCGTCCTTTATATCGTCAATCGCATGGAGCGGTCACTCAACGCCGCCCAGACGATTGTCGAAAGGCTCGATCGGCTGGCGCTTTCCAGAGGCACGGGGATTACCCGCACTCTAGCTGCCGAAGTATTGAATGAATTGGGCAATTCCGGCTCGGGCGATTGACTGTCACAGTTCCGTCGTGAAACTGATATATTCGCCAAAGCGATTGAAAGCGGGGTGAGTGGATCATGGACAGCGCATACCAGGAACATCAGGAACTCGCCCCGGAAAACGGCGCAGACCTGCCGCCGCTGGACCAGCTTCTCTCCAGTCCCGAGCGCTTCATCAACCGCGAATTCTCCTGGCTGCAGTTTAACCGCCGTGTCCTCGAAGAGACGCTGAATACCGAGCATCCACTGCTGGAGCGCGTGCGTTTCCTGTCGATCTCGGCTGCCAACCTCGACGAATTCTTCATGGTGCGCGTTGCCGGCCTCGAAGGCCAGGTGCGTCAGAGCATCGTGGTCAAGAGCCCGGATGGCCGCACGCCCGCCGAGCAGTTGGACTCGATCCTCAGCGAGATCGATCATCTGCAGATGGAACAGCAGGCCTCGCTTGCCGTCCTGCAGCAATATCTCGCCAAGGAAGACATCCTGATCGTGCGCCCCGGCGCGCTGAGCGATTCCGACCGTCAGTGGCTGGCAAACGAGTTCGAGCAGTCGATCTTCCCGGTGCTGACGCCGCTGTCCATCGATCCTGCCCATCCGTTCCCATTCATTCCGAACCTCGGCTTCTCGATCGGCCTGCAGCTTGTCAGCCGCAATGGCCGCGAGCCGATGACGGCGCTGCTGCGCCTGCCGCCGGCGCTCGACCGTTTCATACGCCTGCCTGATGACCGCAACACGATCCGCTACATCACGCTCGAAGATGTCGCCAACATCTTCATCCACCGGCTTTATCCGGGTTACGAGGTACAGGGCTCGGGTACGTTCCGCGTCATCAGAGACAGCGATATCGAAGTCGAGGAAGAGGCTGAAGATCTCGTCCGCTTCTTCGAGACCGCGCTGAAGCGCCGCCGCCGCGGCAAGGTCATCCGTATCGAGACGGATTCCGAGATGCCGGCTTCGCTGCGCCAGTTCGTGGTCCACGCCCTCAGCATTCCGGATAACCGCGTTGCGGTTCTGCCCGGCCTGCTGGCGCTCAACACACTCTCGGAAATCACCAAGGCGCCGCGCGACGATTTGCGCTTTCCGCCTTACAATGCGCGATTTCCAGAACGTGTCCGTGAACACGCCGGTGATTGCTTTGCCGCTATCCGCGAAAAGGACATGGTGGTCCATCATCCCTACGAGTCTTTCGACGTGGTGGTCCAGTTTCTTCTCCAGGCTGCGCGCGATCCTGACGTTCTGGCGATAAAGCAGACGCTCTACCGTACCTCCAACGACAGCCCGATCGTGCGCGCTCTGGTCGACGCCGCCGAAGCCGGCAAGTCGGTGACGGCGCTGGTCGAGCTCAAGGCCCGCTTCGACGAAGAAGCCAATATCCGCTGGGCGCGCGACCTGGAGCGCGCCGGCGTGCAGGTCGTCTTCGGTTTCATCGAGCTCAAGACCCACGCCAAGATGTCGCTAGTCGTGCGCCGCGAAGAGGGCAAGCTGCGCACCTACTGCCATCTCGGCACCGGCAACTATCATCCGATCACCGCGAAGATCTATACCGACCTGTCCTTCTTCACGTGCAATCCTGTGATCGCCCACGACATGGCCAACATCTTCAACTTCATCACCGGTTACGGTGAGCCGGAAGAAGGGATGAAGCTTGCCGTTTCGCCCTACACGCTGCGCCCGCGCATTCTTCGCCACATCAACGAAGAGATCGAGCACGCCCGCAACGGTCGTCCGGCAGCGATCTGGATGAAGATGAACTCGCTGGTCGACCCCGACATCATCGACGCGCTTTATACGGCGAGCCGCGCCGGCGTCGAGATCGATCTCGTCGTGCGCGGCATCTGCTGCCTGCGTCCGCAAGTGCCAGGCCTCTCCGACAAGATCCGCGTCAAATCGATCGTCGGCCGCTTCCTCGAGCACAGCCGCATCTTCTGCTTCGGCAATGGATATGGCCTGCCGTCCGACAAGGCCCTCGTCTATATCGGCTCGGCCGACATGATGCCGAGAAATCTCGATCGCCGTGTCGAAACGCTCGTTCCGCTGACGAATCCGACCGTCCACGAGCAGGTTTTGTCACAGATTATGCTCGGCAACGTGATTGACAATCAACAAAGCTACGAGATATTGCCCGACGGTACGTCACGGCGCATGGAAGTGCGCAAGGGCGAAGAACCGTTCAATGCGCAGCAATATTTCATGACCAATCCCAGCCTGTCCGGCCGCGGTGAAGCTCTGAAATCGAGTGCGCCGAAGCTGATCGCCGGTCTGCTCGAAGGCCGAAACAACAAGTAAACTGGACCTAATGGTTGAATCTGAAGCCCAGGGGCGACTTCCGGGTATCGCCCCGGTCTCCGTTGTCGATATCGGATCGAACTCCATCCGTCTGGTCGTCTACGAAGGTCTGTCGCGTTCTCCCACCATCCTCTTCAACGAAAAGGTCCTCTGTGGCCTCGGCAAGGGCATAGCTCTCACCGGCAAGATGGATGAAGAAAGCGTTGCACGGGCGCTTCAGGCCCTTCATCGCTTCAAGGCCCTCTCGGATCAGGCGCGCGCCGCCACCATGTATGTGCTGGCGACGGCTGCGGCGCGCGAGGCGAGCAACGGCCCCGATTTCATCCATCAGGCAGAGACGATCCTGCAGCGGCACGTCCGTATACTCTCGGGTGAGGAAGAGGCGCGCTTTGCGTCGCTCGGCATCATCAGCGGCTTTTACAATCCTGACGGCATAGCCGGCGATCTCGGTGGCGGCTCTCTGGAGCTCATCGATATCAGGGGCAAGGATGTAAGCGGCGGCATTACCCTGCCGCTCGGCGGTCTGCGTCTGTCCGAATATGCCGGCGGATCACTCGCCAAGGCGCGAGCCTTTGCCCGCAAGCAGGTCAAGACCGCCAGGCTTCTCTCCAAGGGGGAAGGGCGCACCTTCTATGCTGTCGGCGGTACGTGGCGAAACATCGCCAAGCTACACATGGAGATCACCCGCTATCCGCTGCACATGATGCAGGGCTACGAGGTTTCCCTCGAAGGCATGACGCAGTTCCTCGATCAGGTCGTCACTGCCAAGGATTCCAAGGAGCCGGCACTTCAGGCGGTTTCCAAGCATCGCCGTTCGCTGCTGCCCTTCGGCGCCATTGCCATGAAGGAAGTGCTGAACGCCATGAGGCCTTCAGTGATATCCTTCTCCGCGCAGGGTGTGCGCGAGGGTTACCTCTACTCGCTGCTGTCAGAATCCGAGCGCCGGTCGGACCCGCTGCTTGCTGCTGCAGGCGAGCTTGCCATCCTGCGTGCCCGTTCACCGGAACATGCCCGCGAGCTTGCCGATTGGACCGGCCGCATGATGCCCTTCTTTGGCGTGCAGGAAACCGCTGAGGAAAGCCGCTATCGTCAGGCCGCCTGCCTGCTTGCCGATATCAGCTGGCGTGCCCACCCGGATTATCGCGGTGCTCAGGCGCTGAACGTTATCGCCCACTCGTCCTTCGTCGGCATCAGCCATCCCGGCCGCGCCTTCATCGCGCTGACGAACTATTATCGCTTCGAAGGTCTTCACGACGACGGTTCGACGGCGCCGCTCGCCTCAATCGCCGGCCCGCAATTCATCGAACGCGCCAAGCTGCTCGGCGGCATGCTGCGCGTCGTCTACCTCTTCTCGGCCTCCATGCCGGGCATCGTACGCGACCTGACCTTCCGCAAGTCCGCGTCCCCCGATCTCGATCTGGAGTTCGTGGTGCCCCACGAATATCGCGATTTCGCTGGCGAACGGCTCGATGGCCGCTTGCAGCAATTGTCGCGGCTGACGAACAAGCGGCTGGCGTTCCGGTTCGAATAGGTCGATCCGACTTAGTGTTGCCTTACGCCGAACTCCAGCCCCCGATAGCCAAGCAAAAAGGGCAGCACTTTTGCGCCGCCCTCTCAATTTCACTTCAAACACGATTACTTCGCGTTCAGGAACTCACCGACCTCGAGGATGCTGAACTCGTTATTGTCAGCCTTGTCGACGGCGCGGCCGGCCGAGAAGGGCAGGTTGTTGTCGTTGCCGATGATGATGTGCGTGGCGTCGACCCGGTCGACGTTTTCGATCGTCACGAACGGCATGTTGTAGACGCCAGCGATATCGCCGGCCTTCTTCTTGTTGTCCGGATCCTGGATGTTCAGGAGGTCGATGTAGCCGATCTTGCGAACGGCCTTGCCGACATTGGCGTCGTTGAACTCGATCTTGTAGACGCGCTTCAGTTCGGCCGGAGCTTCGAAGCAGTCCGGCTTCGGCTGCTTGGGATCGGCGCAGGCCTTGTCCTTCGTGCCGGCGCCGTTGTCGCGCTCGATGACGAGAGCGGTGCTGTCGTCGAGCATGTTGAAGTCACCGATCGAAGCGCCCTTGTCTTCGAACGGATAGAGCCAGCTGCGGCCCGACCACCTCTTGGAGGCGACGTCGAATTCGATGACGCGGATGGCCGCGTGGCCGTCAACCGATTCCATCTTGCCGTCATCCTGGTAGATGGCGCCTTCGAGCAGGCCGTAGAGCTTGGAGCCGTCCTTCGACATGGCCAGACCCTCGAAGCCGCCGGAGCGTTTCAGGTTGAAGACCGGCATCTTGGCGGCCGGGTTGCCCGGCAGCTGGATCAGCGGATTGTCGGGGGACAGGACCGGCTTGCCGTCGAGCGTGGTGGGGATGACGTCCGTCAGGCGGCCTTCGGTGTCGATCTTCAGGAGATACGGGCCGAACTCGTCGCCGAGCCAGAAGCCGTCGGCAACCGGCTGAACGGATTCGATGTCGAAATCGGCGCCGGTGAGGTAGCGTGTATCGGAGGCTTCGGTGACGATCGGGAATGGAGCGATCTTGTTCGGGTCGGACAGGAAGACGTTCTTGACGACGTCAACCTTGTTGGCGTTCCAGTCGAACTTCAGCTGATGCAGGAACAGCATGGAATCGGACGAGGTGAACTTCGAACCGAAGCCGTTGTCCGAGAGTGTCCAGAAGGTGCCGTCGGGCATGGTCTTGATACCGGAGAAGCCCTGGATCGGCTGGCCGTCGAGCGGCAGCTTGACGTCGGTGACCCGGGCGCCGTCCTTGCCGGCAATCGTGCCGAGCTTTTCGGTGCGCTTGCGGTCCGGCGTCATGAACTTGCCGGAGGTCTTCAGGAAGGCCGGTGCATCGGCCGGGGCCGGGGTCAGCGTATTGGCAGGCAGGATCGCCTGGCCGGCGAGCTTCGCCGGGAAAAGCTGCTGGTCGGCGGAGGCGGAGCCTGCGACGAGCATGAAAAATGATGCGGAAGCAAAAAGAACGTTCTTCATGATGTCCCCATAGAACGGATTGCAGAGGCGCCATCCGCTTAGCAGGGCATTCATATCGGCACATTGACGGTTGGGTGAAGCTTTGGTGAAGTGTCGACGAAGCGCCGGCTCAACCGCGCCGCAGGTTTGCCGGCTGGTTGAGAACGGTCACGGCGCGCGAAGAAAGGGCGACGACATCAAGCCCCTGGCCGCGCCCGCGCACCGCGTGATTGCCGAGGTTTTCGCCGACGATATCCTCGGGAAGCGTCATACGTTGGGCAAGCTCTGCGGAAATCAACACCGGCCGGTTCAGCGTCCGGCAAAGCGACTCCAGCCGCGCCGTGGTGTTCACGGTATCGCCGAAGAAGCTGATCTTGTGATGATCGACGCCGACTTCGGCGGTAATGACACTGCCGCCATGAAGAGCGGCCCTCAGTTTCGGCACCTGGCCATAACTCTTCTTCCAGCTTGCGGCATTGGCTTCGATATCGGCGAGGATATCGAAAAGGCAGCGCACGCAGCGTGCATCCTTCACGCCGCGCGCTAAGGGCCAGGTGATGATCGCGGCATCGCCGACATAGTCGTTGATCATGCCCTTGTGGCGTCGCACCGGCTCCGCGAAGGCCGCAAACAGTGAACTCAGAAGCTGTTGCGCGCGCAGATCCCCATGCTTTTCGGCAAAGGCGGTGGACTCGGCGAGATCGATGAACAGGAAGACGCGCTCTTCCTTCGCCGGATTGCGGTAGCGGCTGACCAGCATGCTGACGAAGACTTCGCGCCCCAGCAATTCGCGCACCCTGAGCAGGAAGATCAGCGTGGCGCAGACGGCAAGCGCATAGAGAAAGATATCGAACGGCATGATCAGCACGTCGATCATCTTCGGTGGCTTCAGAGCGCCCAGCAGAGTGAGAAGGAAACCGGCAGCCGCAAAGCCGATGCTCATCAGGATTTCATAGATGACGAGCTCGGTGATGATGAAGAGCAGTGTCGGAAATCTTTGGATGCGCCGGTAGAGGCCGCGCAAGAATACCCTACGCTCGAAGGCGAGGATCGGCATGCCGATGAAGAGCGCGAAGATCGCTCCGATGATGGGCGTCTGGCCGCTATAGTAGTACAGATCGTAGACCACGCCGCTGAGTGCTAGGACGAGCGCGATCAGGATCCAGTTCTGCGTCGGGGATATCTCTCTCATGCCGCCCTTTCGCCGAAGCACGTCATTCGGCTATTGTTTCCCGCGCAGTGCTATGGTCAAGACATTTCGAATTTAAGGCAGGTCGCGAAAAACTGTGCAGTTGTTTTGCGACAACGACATGCGTAACAACGATTTGAAGTGTGGCCGGCGAACCTGAAGGCGTGCAACTGCTTTGTTAAGCCGGCAGCGCGACGGTCTCGACCTTGCGGCCGGCGAAGCGCAGGGCGATCTCGCCGCGGATGAGCTGCAGCGCCGGCTCACCGAAAAGATCGCGCCGCCAGCCATGCATCGCGCCCACATCGGCCGTTTCGCCCTCAGCCGCGATTCTGTCGAGGTCGTCGCTGTTGGCAATCACCTTGGGTGCCACGCCATGCTTTTCGGAGATCAGCTTGAGCAGTACTTTGAGAAGCTCGACAGCCGCTGCAGCACCTTCCGGCGGCTGTGCCTGGCGCGGTACATGCGGCATTTCGGACCGTGGCAGCGCGAGCGCGGTGTTGACTGCTTCGAGCACCGCCGCTCCGGTAGCCGAACGCTCCCAGCCCTTCGGAATTGTCCGTAGGCGGCCCAATGCCTCGGCATCCTTCGGCTGCTGCTGGGCGATCTCGTAGATCGCGTCATCCTTCAGCACGCGCGAGCGCGGCACGTTGCGGGAGCGGGCCTCGCGCTCCCGCCAGGCGGCAACATATTTCAGGATCGCCAGTTCCTGCGGCTTGCGCAGGCGCAGCTTCAGCCGCTGCCAGGCATCGTCAGGATGGATGTCGTAGGTCTCGCGCGATTCCAGAATGTCCATTTCCTCGCGCAGCCAGGAAGCGCGGCCTTCGCGCTCCAGTTCCGCCTTGAGGTAGAGATAGGCGTCGCGCAAATGGGTGACGTCGGCCAGCGCATATTCGAGCTGCTTGTCGGAGAGCGGCCGGCGGCTCCAGTCCGTGAAGCGCGAAGACTTGTCGATATGGACGTTCTTCGTGCGGCTGATGAGCTGGTCGTAGGAGACGCTGTCGCCAAAGCCGCAGACCATGGCGGCGACCTGCGTATCGAAGATCGGGTGAGGGATCAGGTTGCCGCGATTGAAGATGATTTCAATATCCTGCCGCGCTGCATGAAACACCTTCAGCACATCAGGATTGGCCATCAGTTCGAAGAAGGGTGAAAGATCGATATCCTTCGCCAGCGGATCGACCAGCACTTCCACCGTCGGGCTCGCCATCTGGATCAGGCACAGTTCCGGCCAGAAGGTCGTCTCACGCAGGAATTCAGTATCGATGGTAATGAAATCGGACTTGGCCAGCTCTTTGCAGGCGGCCGCCAGATCGGCGGTGGTTTCGATCATATCAGTTCATTCGCAAGGAAGAGGTCGATTAAACCTTCCTTCCCCTTTCGAAGAGATATGTCAATACGGTGAGCGGGCTTCACCTTCGCGAAGTCTTATTCGCCGGGATGCAGGCGATGTTTTCTGCGGTTGCTGCGTTCATTCGCGAGCACGGCAACCCATCCGCCGATGGCGACCATCGCCGGCAGGATGATAAAGGCGAAGATTTCAATGCCGCTCATTGGGGCACACCTTTAAGTGCGCGTCTTCCTGCTAAATGTAATGCAACCGCAGCGGAAAGCCAACAGAAGGCACCGATCACGAACGTGAAGGTTGCGGCAATGGTTCCGGTTGCGGAGTAAAGCGCTGCGGCGATCGGGGCGAAAACCCCGACCGTCAGACAGGACGTTGAGGCCCTGTCGATCGCATTGGCCAGATATTTGGTACGCTCGATCTCACGCACTGTCGCCTGCCTCCAGATGAATCGCCTGGACGATAGCCGAAAGCGTCATCATATCAAACCACGCGAACGTAGCTTGTCATGCCGGTCTTCTGATGCTCGATGATATGGCAATGCAGCACCCAATCGCCGGGATTGTCGGCGACAAAAGCGAGTTGCACCTTCTCATCCGGTTGCACGAGGTAGGTGTCGGAGACCAGCGGCATGACTTGGCGCGTCGAGGACGAGATGACAGTGAAGCTCATGCCATGCAGATGGATCGGGTGCGTATGCGGCGTGACATTTTCCAGATTGAAGATGTAGCTCTTGCCGAGTTTCAGCTCGGCGAGCGGCGCGGTCGGATCGGACGTGTCGCCCGGCCACGGGACCTTGTTGATGGCCCAGAAGCTGTAGCCGAGTGTGCCGCAAATGCTGTCGACGGCCGCGTTCTCCGCGGTCGCCGACAGCACGAGCGGGATTGCTTCCGCAGACGAGAGATCGGCCTTCGGCACCGGGTTTTCCGCTAGCGTGCCGAGATCGCCGATATCGCGTTTCAGCGACTGGCCGATGGCTCGCAGGCTCGCGATCACCTTCGGCGTCGTACCACGGATATCTTCCAGCGTTGCGACGGCACCCTCGCTGTCGGGCATGCGAACGGCAAGATCGAGCCGCTGCCCCGGACCGACCTGCAGGAGGTCGAGCGGGAAGCGCTTCGGCACCGGATTGCCGTCGATGGCAATGACCGTTGCATCGGCGCCTTCCATTTTAAGCTGGAAGATGCGGGTCACATCGGTGACCGCGATGCGCAGGCGGATCAGCCCGCCCGCAGGTGCGCCATATGCCGGCTCCTGATGCCAGTTCGCGGTGCGCACCGTGCCATACGTGCCGGCCTTGGCCGCATCGCGCGGACGGAACGGCGCGATGAACTGTCCGTCGCCGCCGAGCCGCCAGTCGCGCAGGTTGAGTACGACCTCCGCATCGAAGATAGGATCCGATGGATCTTCCACGACAAGCACGCCCGTCATCCCATGGCCCATCTGGGTCAGCGTGTTGCAGTGCGGGTGATACCAGAAGGTGCCGGCATCCGGTGGCGTGAAGAGATAATCGAAGCTGTCGCCGGTATAGACATAGGGCTGCGTCAGGAAGGGCACGCCGTCCATCTTGTTGTCGATGCGTAGCCCGTGCCAATGGATCGTCGTCGGCTCGTCGAGACTGTTGCTCAGCCGCGCCGCATAAGTTTTTCCCCGCGGCATCCTGAGCACCGGCGGCAGGCCTTCGTCTCCCCATGTCATGATATCCTTGGTTGCCGCTGCATCGACGATCTGTGCTTCCGTCCTGCGTGCCGTCAGCACACGCGGCTCGGGTGCGGCTTCCGCCAGCCCGAACCGTCCCGCAATGGCCATGCCAGCACCATAGGCGCCGGCCACAGCGGAAGCCTTGATGAGGTTGCGGCGTGTGAGCAGGGGCATCGGAAACTCCGTCTTTGATGATGCCTCCTTTTAAAGTTGACTGCCGTCTTCATCAATATGTCGGCTTCTGCCAAACTGCCGCAGCGCGAGCACCGCAACTCCCTCGGAAACGCTGACGCAAACGGCCCGTTGGTCCCGCCAAGTCTTGACAAATCAAAGCGTCCATGCGCTTGTCCGCCCGATTTTCTTGTCGGCGCTGCAGGTCTGCGAACCATGCCGCCGTCTTAAGCCAAATGCCAGGAATTGAGATCATGCACCGCTACCGCAGCCACACATGCGCCGCTCTTCGCAAATCGGACGTCGGCTCGACTGTCCGTATTTCCGGCTGGGTCCATCGTGTCCGAGATCATGGCGGCGTGCTGTTCATCGACCTTCGCGACCACTACGGCACGACGCAGATCGTTGCCGATCCGGATTCGCCGGCTTTCAAGCAGGCAGAAACTGTTCGCGGCGAATGGGTCATCCGCGTCGACGGCCTCGTCAAGGCTCGCACGGAAGATACCGTCAACAAGAACATGCCGACCGGCGAGATCGAGCTCTACGCACAGGAGATCGAAGTTCTCTCTGCTGCAAAGGAATTGCCGCTGCCGGTCTTCGGTGAGCCGGATTATCCGGAAGATGTTCGCCTGAAGTACCGTTTCCTCGATCTGCGCCGCGAGACGCTGCACAGGAACATCGTCAAGCGCACGCAGGTGATTTCCGCCATGCGCCGCGAAATGGGCAATGTCGGCTTCACCGAATACACGACGCCGATCCTGACGGCCTCCTCGCCGGAAGGCGCGCGCGACTTCCTCGTGCCGAGCCGTATCCATCCCGGCACCTTCTACGCGCTGCCGCAGGCTCCGCAGCAGTACAAGCAGCTGCTGATGGTTGCCGGCTTCGACCGCTACTTCCAGATCGCGCCCTGCTTCCGTGATGAAGATCCGCGCGCCGACCGCCTGCCGGGCGAGTTCTACCAGCTCGACCTCGAAATGAGCTTCGTGACCCAGGAAGACGTCTGGAACACGATGGGTCCGTTGATGACCGGCATTTTCGAGGAATTCGCCGAAGGCAAGCCGGTCACCAAGGAATGGCCGCGCATTCCCTATGATGAGGCGATCCGCAAATATGGCTCCGACAAGCCGGACCTGCGCAACCCGATCGTCATGGAAGCCGTGACCGACCATTTCGCCGGCTCCGGCTTCAAGGTCTTCGCCAACATGATCGCCTCCAACCCCAAGGTTCAGGTCTGGGCGATCCCGGCCAAGACCGGTGGTTCGCGCGCTTTCTGCGACCGCATGAACGCCTGGGCGCAGAGCCAGGGCCAGCCGGGCCTCGGCTACATCTTCTGGCGCAAGGAGGGTGAAAAGCTCGAGGGTGCCGGTCCGCTCGCCAAGAACATCGGCGAAGAGCGCACCGATGCTATCCGCACGCAGCTCGGCCTCGATGACGGCGACGCCTGCTTCTTCGTCGCCGGCGAGCCGGAAAAGTTCTACAAGTTCGCAGGCGAAGCCCGCACCCGCGCGGGCGACGAGCTGAATCTCATCGACCGCGACTGCTTCGAGCTGTGCTGGATCGTCGACTTCCCGTTCTTCGAATGGAACGAAGACGAGAAGAAGATCGACTTCGCCCATAACCCCTTCTCGATGCCGCAGGGTGGCCTCGATGCGCTGCAGAACCAGGATCCGCTGACGATCAAGGCCTTCCAGTACGACGCCGTCTGCAATGGCTTCGAAATCGCTTCGGGCTCGATCCGTAACCAGTCGCCGGAAACCATGGTCGCCGCCTTCGAAAAGGTGGGCTTGAGCCAGCAGGACGTCGAGGATCGTTTCGGCGGTCTCTACCGTGCCTTCCAGTATGGCGCGCCTCCGCACGGTGGTGCGGCCTTCGGTATCGACCGTATCGTCATGCTGCTCGTCGGCGCGAAGAACCTGCGCGAAATCTCGCTCTTCCCTATGAACCAGCAGGCTCAGGACCTCTTGATGGGCGCGCCGACCCCGGCAACGCCCACGCAACTGCGCGAGCTGGCGATCCGCCCGATCCCGCCGCAGAAGAAGGATTGAGGCGCAAGCTCTTCAACAAAAAGCCCGGCGAGATCATCGCCGGGCTTTTTGTTGGATCCAGAACAGGCTCAATCGTTGGCCGAAACCTTCACGCCGAGCATCTGCGGCACCGTGTTGGGTGCGCCCATGGCAGCGCCGACAATCATCGGGAAGGCGACTGGTTTGTCCGGCGTGGCCTTGACGGTCAAGC
Proteins encoded:
- a CDS encoding multicopper oxidase family protein, with protein sequence MPLLTRRNLIKASAVAGAYGAGMAIAGRFGLAEAAPEPRVLTARRTEAQIVDAAATKDIMTWGDEGLPPVLRMPRGKTYAARLSNSLDEPTTIHWHGLRIDNKMDGVPFLTQPYVYTGDSFDYLFTPPDAGTFWYHPHCNTLTQMGHGMTGVLVVEDPSDPIFDAEVVLNLRDWRLGGDGQFIAPFRPRDAAKAGTYGTVRTANWHQEPAYGAPAGGLIRLRIAVTDVTRIFQLKMEGADATVIAIDGNPVPKRFPLDLLQVGPGQRLDLAVRMPDSEGAVATLEDIRGTTPKVIASLRAIGQSLKRDIGDLGTLAENPVPKADLSSAEAIPLVLSATAENAAVDSICGTLGYSFWAINKVPWPGDTSDPTAPLAELKLGKSYIFNLENVTPHTHPIHLHGMSFTVISSSTRQVMPLVSDTYLVQPDEKVQLAFVADNPGDWVLHCHIIEHQKTGMTSYVRVV
- a CDS encoding adenylate/guanylate cyclase domain-containing protein, which encodes MREISPTQNWILIALVLALSGVVYDLYYYSGQTPIIGAIFALFIGMPILAFERRVFLRGLYRRIQRFPTLLFIITELVIYEILMSIGFAAAGFLLTLLGALKPPKMIDVLIMPFDIFLYALAVCATLIFLLRVRELLGREVFVSMLVSRYRNPAKEERVFLFIDLAESTAFAEKHGDLRAQQLLSSLFAAFAEPVRRHKGMINDYVGDAAIITWPLARGVKDARCVRCLFDILADIEANAASWKKSYGQVPKLRAALHGGSVITAEVGVDHHKISFFGDTVNTTARLESLCRTLNRPVLISAELAQRMTLPEDIVGENLGNHAVRGRGQGLDVVALSSRAVTVLNQPANLRRG
- the aspS gene encoding aspartate--tRNA ligase: MHRYRSHTCAALRKSDVGSTVRISGWVHRVRDHGGVLFIDLRDHYGTTQIVADPDSPAFKQAETVRGEWVIRVDGLVKARTEDTVNKNMPTGEIELYAQEIEVLSAAKELPLPVFGEPDYPEDVRLKYRFLDLRRETLHRNIVKRTQVISAMRREMGNVGFTEYTTPILTASSPEGARDFLVPSRIHPGTFYALPQAPQQYKQLLMVAGFDRYFQIAPCFRDEDPRADRLPGEFYQLDLEMSFVTQEDVWNTMGPLMTGIFEEFAEGKPVTKEWPRIPYDEAIRKYGSDKPDLRNPIVMEAVTDHFAGSGFKVFANMIASNPKVQVWAIPAKTGGSRAFCDRMNAWAQSQGQPGLGYIFWRKEGEKLEGAGPLAKNIGEERTDAIRTQLGLDDGDACFFVAGEPEKFYKFAGEARTRAGDELNLIDRDCFELCWIVDFPFFEWNEDEKKIDFAHNPFSMPQGGLDALQNQDPLTIKAFQYDAVCNGFEIASGSIRNQSPETMVAAFEKVGLSQQDVEDRFGGLYRAFQYGAPPHGGAAFGIDRIVMLLVGAKNLREISLFPMNQQAQDLLMGAPTPATPTQLRELAIRPIPPQKKD
- the rnd gene encoding ribonuclease D, which gives rise to MIETTADLAAACKELAKSDFITIDTEFLRETTFWPELCLIQMASPTVEVLVDPLAKDIDLSPFFELMANPDVLKVFHAARQDIEIIFNRGNLIPHPIFDTQVAAMVCGFGDSVSYDQLISRTKNVHIDKSSRFTDWSRRPLSDKQLEYALADVTHLRDAYLYLKAELEREGRASWLREEMDILESRETYDIHPDDAWQRLKLRLRKPQELAILKYVAAWREREARSRNVPRSRVLKDDAIYEIAQQQPKDAEALGRLRTIPKGWERSATGAAVLEAVNTALALPRSEMPHVPRQAQPPEGAAAAVELLKVLLKLISEKHGVAPKVIANSDDLDRIAAEGETADVGAMHGWRRDLFGEPALQLIRGEIALRFAGRKVETVALPA